The Lycium barbarum isolate Lr01 chromosome 12, ASM1917538v2, whole genome shotgun sequence genome includes a region encoding these proteins:
- the LOC132623003 gene encoding anaphase-promoting complex subunit 10: MADLSEGEEEGKLTGGSQQLVVDDDLREMGKKAAWSVSSYKPGNAVLSLRDDNLDTYWQSDGAQPHLVNVQFQKKVKLQLVLLYVDFKLDESYTPGKLSIRAGDGFHNLKEIKSVELVKPAGWVHISLSGNDPRETFVNTFMLQIAVLSNHLNGRDTHIRQIKVYGPRPNPIPLQPFQFTSTEFITYSAVR, translated from the exons ATGGCAGATTTATCAGAGGGGGAGGAAGAAGGGAAACTAACAGGAGGAAGCCAACAGTTAGTTGTAGATGATGACCTCCGCGAGATGGGTAAAAAGGCTGCTTGGAGTGTCAGCTCCTATAAACCTGGCAATGCTGTTCTTTCCCTTCGCGATGACAATCTTGATACCTATTGGCA ATCAGATGGTGCACAGCCTCATCTTGTTAATGTTCAATTTCAGAAGAAAGTTAAGCTTCAA TTAGTACTCCTGTATGTTGATTTCAAGCTTGACGAAAGCTATACACCTGGTAAGCTCTCTATCAGAGCAGGCGATGGCTTTCACAACTTGAAG GAGATAAAATCAGTGGAGCTTGTCAAGCCAGCTGGATGGGTGCATATATCTTTATCTGGTAATGATCCACG tGAAACTTTTGTCAACACTTTCATGCTGCAAATTGCTGTGCTCTCAAATCATCTTAATGGAAGGGACACTCATATCCGCCAGATTAAAGTCTATGGGCCAAGACC GAACCCTATCCCTCTTCAGCCATTTCAGTTCACTTCTACAGAGTTTATTACTTATTCTGCTGTGAGATGA
- the LOC132622246 gene encoding tubby-like F-box protein 5, whose protein sequence is MSFKSIVRELREMKDGIGNISRRRGVEGRNWRNRTRSHIAPDVAPFEPSEEGQWANLPPELLWDIIRRVEESETTWPARTVVLFCASVCKSWREVTKEIVKTPEECGRLTFPISLKQPGPREAPIHCFIKRSRDNSVYRLYVGLTPSGDESDKLLLAARRIRRATSTDFVISLVAYDFSRASNTYLGKLRSNFLGTKFTLYDSQPPNDASIQESSQHNRRFRAKQVSPTVPACNYSIANISYELNILRSRGPRRMLCAMHSIPFSSIQEGGTAPTPTSFPQSFGEKTSPSVSDVKETANDAGPRESLVLKNKAPRWHEQLQCWCLNFKGRVTVASVKNFQLVAAVDPSHNIPADEQEKVIIQFGKIGKDIFTMDYRYPLSAFQAFAICLSSFDTKPACE, encoded by the exons ATGTCCTTCAAGAGCATTGTGCGTGAGCTCCGCGAGATGAAAGATGGGATAGGGAATATATCAAGGAGGAGGGGAGTGGAAGGAAGGAATTGGCGCAACAGAACCCGGTCACATATAGCCCCAGATGTGGCCCCTTTTGAACCAAGTGAAGAAGGGCAATGGGCAAATTTACCACCTGAACTACTTTGGGATATAATTCGCAGGGTTGAAGAGAGTGAGACAACTTGGCCTGCTCGAACTGTGGTTCTCTTTTGTGCATCTGTTTGCAAGTCATGGAGAGAAGTTACAAAAGAGATTGTCAAGACTCCTGAGGAATGTGGTAGACTTACCTTTCCCATTTCACTGAAGCAG CCTGGTCCCCGTGAAGCCCCAATCCATTGTTTTATCAAACGGAGCCGAGATAATTCAGTTTATCGCCTCTACGTAGGCTTGACTCCAT CTGGGGATGAGAGTGATAAACTATTGCTGGCTGCCAGAAGGATCAGGAGGGCAACAAGCACAGATTTTGTAATTTCATTGGTTGCATATGATTTTTCTCGAGCGAGCAACACATACCTTGGGAAATTGAG GTCTAACTTTCTTGGGACGAAGTTCACCTTATATGATAGCCAACCTCCGAATGATGCATCTATTCAAGAAAGTAGTCAACATAATAGGAGATTCCGTGCAAAGCAGGTATCTCCAACAGTACCTGCATGCAACTACAGTATTGCCAATATCTCCTATGAACTCAATATTCTCCGTTCAAGAGGACCTAGGAGAATGCTTTGTGCCATGCATTCTATTCCTTTCTCTTCTATCCAAGAGGGAGGCACTGCTCCAACACCAACATCGTTTCCCCAGTCTTTTGGTGAGAAGACATCTCCATCAGTTTCAGATGTAAAAGAGACAGCTAATGATGCCGGCCCTCGAGAATCACTTGTGCTAAAAAACAAGGCTCCTAGGTGGCATGAACAATTGCAGTGCTGGTGCCTAAATTTTAAAGGTCGTGTTACAGTGGCTTCTGTAAAGAATTTCCAGCTAGTGGCAGCGGTTGATCCTTCTCACAATATACCTGCCGACGAACAAGAGAAAGTAATTATACagtttggaaaaattggaaaagataTATTCACCATGGATTACCGCTATCCACTTTCTGCCTTTCAAGCCTTTGCAATCTGCTTGAGCAGCTTTGACACGAAACCAGCCTGTGAATGA